AACGGGACAAATACGCCCTCTTTCGGATGCACGTTCACATCAGCCAAAATGCCGAGGCCGCCGCCCTCATTCAGTATCTTTATCGCGACCATCGCTGAGTTATTCTTGTTGATCGGCATATTGCCGTAACGCGATCGAATGTCGTAGGTCATTTGGTCGATCATCAGATTATCGAGCGGTCGGGCCAGATATGATATCGGCTCGTAATTGGCGGCAAATGCCATTACGAGCATTTCCCAATTGCCAAAATGGCCGGTTACGAGCATTACGCCGCGACGTTCAGATAGGTGACGGTCATAAAGGGCCTGTGCCGTTTCGTCGAGTGTAAGATCGATTATTTGGGCCAGGTTTTCCGGCGTTGATTTGTGAAACTGGCTTAGTTCGCCGAGCACGCGGCCGAGATTGTCGAACGCCCCTTTTAGTATCTCGCGTCGCTCCGATAGCGACTTTTCCGGAAAAGCGATCTCCAGGTTTCGCATTCCGACCTTTCGAAGGCCTCCGATCAAGTGAAATGCCGTACGCAGAAAAACAAAGCACAACGCAAGGCTCATCCGCCGCGGCATCACCCCGAGCGTTACGAGCAATGCCCGCACAGCCACGTATTCTACTTTTATCTGTAAGCTGCTTTTTTTAGCCATTCGGTCCGGTAAGACAATGTAATACTTTAGATGCATCACTCGATAAATTCAATACCGCCCGTCGAAGTGTTAAACCTTACAAAACTCTTACAATTGCCGCGTTCAAAAGCTGTTAGGGTATTTGATGGGGACATTTGTTCCTGCAATTATTCAACCGTAAAGGGGCTTATTAATAGTGGAAAACGTAGTCGATTTTGAACCGTCGAGAAGTGGCAAATACAATTGGAACACGATCTTTTTCGTGGCCACATTCCATCTGGCCGCTCTAGCCGCATTTTTTACATTTAGCTGGCAGAATCTGGCCGCCGCACTGATCATCTGGTGGTTTGCCAATAGCTGGGGCGTCGGCATCGGCTATCACCGCCTGCTGTCGCACCGCGGATTTACGACGTCCAAATGGATGATCCGTTTTCTATCGACGCTAGCCACATTGGGGCTCCAGTCGGGCCCGATCGCGTGGACGACTACCCACCGCCTGCACCACGCCTTTACCGATCAGGAAAAAGATCCGCACAGCCCCCGCGTTAGTGCCTGGTGGTCGCATATGGGCTGGATATTTCAGGGAACGGCCCAGAATCAGCCCGATTCGGCGCGTAAGCGTTACTCGCCCGACTTGATGAAAGATCCGTATTTGGTCTTTATCGACAAGTACTATTACGTCACCACGCTGATCTTGGCCGCCGGCCTGTTTGCTATCGGCGGTTGGACAATGGTGCTCTGGGCAGTCGTCGTACGCGTCACG
This is a stretch of genomic DNA from Chloracidobacterium sp.. It encodes these proteins:
- a CDS encoding lysophospholipid acyltransferase family protein, with the translated sequence MAKKSSLQIKVEYVAVRALLVTLGVMPRRMSLALCFVFLRTAFHLIGGLRKVGMRNLEIAFPEKSLSERREILKGAFDNLGRVLGELSQFHKSTPENLAQIIDLTLDETAQALYDRHLSERRGVMLVTGHFGNWEMLVMAFAANYEPISYLARPLDNLMIDQMTYDIRSRYGNMPINKNNSAMVAIKILNEGGGLGILADVNVHPKEGVFVPFFGVPACTSIGPAMIASRSNALILPTFCIWDKNRKMYRIVHGKLIQPSNTGDRQHDMLELTREITNEIEKVIRAYPDQWFWIHKRWKTRPPGEPSIY
- a CDS encoding fatty acid desaturase, whose product is MFFVATFHLAALAAFFTFSWQNLAAALIIWWFANSWGVGIGYHRLLSHRGFTTSKWMIRFLSTLATLGLQSGPIAWTTTHRLHHAFTDQEKDPHSPRVSAWWSHMGWIFQGTAQNQPDSARKRYSPDLMKDPYLVFIDKYYYVTTLILAAGLFAIGGWTMVLWAVVVRVTVSWHFTWLVNSATHIWGYRRFDTRDDSRNNILVAAVTFGEGWHNNHHAFARSAKHGFTWKEFDINWYQIQLFEKLGLISNVYAYDLKTQSEAPKEVLKAA